In bacterium, one genomic interval encodes:
- a CDS encoding riboflavin synthase, which produces MFTGIISEMGALVRLKAGRVARLEIEAPRTAGGLKTGGSVAVNGACLTAVEVSGGGFAAEAMAETLEKTNLGRLVPGSPVNLESPLRLGDALDGHLVLGHVDGPARLVERRPDGIMALELADGSLDRFLVPKGSVALDGVSLTIIGIEGRLFTVGLIPHTGKTTTLGGLPPGWELNLEVDVLARYLEGLIGSRKGVDRDFLAEHGFL; this is translated from the coding sequence ATGTTCACCGGCATCATCAGCGAGATGGGCGCCCTGGTCCGGCTGAAAGCGGGCCGGGTGGCGCGCCTGGAAATCGAGGCCCCGCGCACCGCGGGCGGCCTGAAGACGGGCGGCTCGGTGGCGGTGAACGGCGCCTGCCTGACGGCGGTGGAGGTGTCCGGCGGCGGGTTCGCCGCCGAGGCGATGGCGGAGACCCTCGAGAAGACCAACCTGGGGCGGCTCGTTCCGGGCTCCCCGGTGAACCTGGAATCCCCCCTCAGGCTGGGCGACGCCCTGGACGGGCACCTGGTGCTGGGGCACGTGGACGGCCCGGCGCGGCTGGTGGAGCGGAGGCCCGACGGAATCATGGCGCTCGAGCTCGCGGACGGCTCTCTCGACCGCTTCCTCGTCCCCAAGGGCTCCGTGGCCCTGGACGGCGTAAGTCTAACCATCATCGGGATCGAGGGCCGACTGTTCACCGTGGGCCTCATCCCGCACACGGGGAAAACCACGACGCTGGGCGGCCTGCCGCCGGGGTGGGAGCTGAACCTGGAGGTGGACGTGCTGGCCCGCTACCTCGAGGGGCTCATCGGGTCGCGTAAGGGGGTGGACCGTGATTTCCTCGCCGAGCACGGTTTTCTGTAA
- a CDS encoding DUF3307 domain-containing protein → MNIFLFYRLLLAFLISDYVLQFDWLFRLRYKKRWGVFVHAGFHLLTTLVLCLPYLHDTWFFVAVVLLQVVHGFFDKIKKQNLWAFLGDQLFHLATLAGLAWLFGGLAPVDWFPAWLDVLWKDDYLVNLLSGLLLSAYMGMILINFVNKTFRKPFTREVFSDYYRNSYLFGGLVAFSGVELGFQLSPWFFLAAVAPAALLVWLARRPTDEDGSFKGAYKLDYLWMLLWAALWGAIVGLKLYP, encoded by the coding sequence ATGAACATCTTCCTCTTCTACCGCCTGCTCCTCGCCTTCCTCATCAGCGACTACGTCCTGCAGTTCGACTGGCTCTTCCGGCTGCGGTACAAAAAGCGCTGGGGCGTATTCGTCCACGCCGGCTTCCACCTGCTGACCACCCTGGTCCTCTGCCTGCCCTACCTCCACGACACCTGGTTCTTCGTCGCCGTGGTGCTGTTGCAGGTGGTCCACGGATTCTTCGATAAAATCAAGAAGCAGAACCTGTGGGCCTTCCTGGGGGACCAGCTCTTCCACCTCGCCACCCTGGCCGGCCTCGCCTGGCTCTTCGGGGGACTCGCACCGGTGGACTGGTTCCCCGCCTGGCTGGACGTCCTGTGGAAGGACGACTATCTGGTCAACCTCCTCTCGGGCCTGCTCCTTTCGGCCTACATGGGGATGATTCTCATCAATTTCGTCAACAAAACCTTCCGCAAGCCCTTCACGCGCGAGGTTTTCTCCGATTACTACCGCAACAGCTACCTCTTCGGGGGCCTCGTGGCCTTCTCGGGCGTGGAGCTGGGCTTCCAGCTAAGCCCGTGGTTTTTCCTGGCGGCGGTGGCCCCGGCGGCGCTCCTCGTCTGGCTCGCGCGCAGGCCCACCGACGAGGACGGCAGCTTCAAGGGCGCCTACAAGCTGGACTACCTCTGGATGCTCCTCTGGGCCGCCCTCTGGGGCGCAATCGTGGGCCTGAAGCTCTACCCCTGA